From the Lacipirellulaceae bacterium genome, the window GCATTGTGAGAGAAAGTCACATTAGCAGCCTCAGCATTAGCGGCCACGAACAAAGCAAATACAGCAGTCAAAGCAAATAGTTTACGCATGGATAAAACTCCCTAGTAAATGTGTGAGACCATTACTTGGTGGTCTCGTGGATTGAAAAACTCTTTAAGTTGCAAGCAGACAAGCGGGTGACAACTGGAGTCGGCTTGTCTTGGGTGAGGAACGCTTTGGAGCACCCCTGTGTAGTGCTTGATCAACGCTTGATCAGGTTCGTTCCTAGTTGGATAAGCACAGGGCCTACGTTCACGAGCAAAACTCCGCAAATGTTAGGTTTTGGGTGTCAGCTTTGGTGGAACGTCTCCAGCAAATCGACGTCACTATCGAGAGGAGCGAGTGTGACTGGAGGGAAGAGGACTGCTTGCAACAGGGCGTGATAAGCACGCAACGAGAACAAGGAGTTTTAGATCTTCAAGAATGACTAACCGAGAGGGGCGAGTCGTGCTCCTAGGTGAGGAGCGATAGAAGATGCTAATTGTCTGCCAACCAGGACGACACCCATGAGCAAGTCTGCTCTTGAGAGTGAGGACCGAATTGTTGGAAACGCATTAGACAACCAGCTATTGGACTGAAAGTGTACTCTGGCAGATAAATCCCCCTGCCGTTTCCCCCATTCTAACAAGGAACCAAAGCCCCGCAAGGAAAAAAACAAAGTTTTTCCATCTTTGTCGAAAGTAACGGTAGGTACGGGGTTTAGGGCAAACAGGATGAGGCTGGCAAGAGATCTTTTGTCGAAGCCAATTACATTGCGTGCTTTGCCGCGTCTGGAACCCCGGAAGGTGTTTTAGTGTGATAAGCACTCCCGGATCGCAGAATTACGGTGGGAGATTCCTCTTGCCCCGCTTCATTTGACAGCGTCGGTTGAAGTGCTTGGGTGTCTGCATCTTCCTTGGCTAGATGTATTCGAGGGGACCGGGGGCTAGCTCGTGATGTCGTAGGTAAGATCCGTTAAGGGTTACCGATCATCAGTTGCTCGACTGAGAACAGGTTTTCAGATCAGAGGCGGTTGCAATAATCGTAACCCGAAGTGTCGAGCCACTAGCTCACGAGGAGGAATCAAGTGCTGGTATTCTCAATCAAGCAGTATTGGACCCGACACTTATTGCGGGTTAGGAGGTCAGTTTCCCTGGGGTAAGCCCAGTTAACGGGGTGTTTGCTCAGAAGGTAATCTCAAGTACCCGGCATAAATGCCGGACCTGCTAATTCACGGACCGAACGTTAGTAGCAGTTGGAGAACTCCCTCACGCTTGGGAATAGCAAACTGATGTCCGAAGCTGCTACTGGGGTTAATTGAACCCTAATCGTGGACGAAGCGGTAAGTCTATAGAGAAGAAGCAGCACTACGGCTGAAGGACAGCGACCAGCAGATGAATCACTTGGAACGGCACTGATCTAATCCAGTAGCGCGCATGAAAAAAGCCCTTCACGCACAGGGCGAGAAGGGCCTTTCGATCATTCAACGTATCAAGTTCTAGCTGCGGCGGCGGACGCTACCGAGGCCAACTAGACCCAAACCAACCAGCATCATTGAAGTTGGTTCAGGAATACCCAGTGGGAAGCTGAATGGGAATACCTCAGGACCAGCACTACCAGCCACGCTGATAACACCGGAGAAGGTACCACCTTCACCTGGGGCTGTTGTAAGGCGAGCGAACAGGAAGTTGTTCTGTGGCCCGTCATTGGACGAGTCGAAGAACGAGGCACCTTGGTCACTCAAGCCACCACCAGCGGTTGCGGTGTCACCTGGAGTGGTGATGAATGAATCAGCACCGAGGCTAGGAAATACTGGGAGGAAAAGTGGATTCGGAGGCATCGTGTCCGAACCGGCAGGATTGTTGTAGAGAGCAACGTCGATGTTTAGATCACCGACACGGAGGATGTCGCCATCAGTTGTTACGAAAAACTCATGGACGATGCTATCGGCTTGCAATCCGCCACTTCCTGGATCATCGACTTCAGATTGCGATGCGGGACGAGAAGCGGGTGTAATCGATACGGTGGCAGCTTCGGCTAGCTGAGCGAAGCATAGAGCAGCGATAGCTGCACAGGCTGAGAGACTGAATTTCATTAATCTGGCCTCGACTAAGGGAGTTGTGTTTTTAGTATGAAACAAATTTGCCGCTGAGTGTTACCAGGCTTGCACTGGCTGAGAGCTGTTGAACTCTCAGCCAGTAGCCATGGTAACAACAATTAGCTGCGACGACGCAGACCAGCAAGGCCTGCCATGCCGAGAGCGAACAGGCTCAAGCAAGCTGGTTCAGGAACAGCAGCAATGGCTGGACCAGGAGCTTGCGAGGTGTTGAACGCGAAGAGAACATTGTCGAGATCGTCACCGTTGACA encodes:
- a CDS encoding PEP-CTERM sorting domain-containing protein, with product MKFSLSACAAIAALCFAQLAEAATVSITPASRPASQSEVDDPGSGGLQADSIVHEFFVTTDGDILRVGDLNIDVALYNNPAGSDTMPPNPLFLPVFPSLGADSFITTPGDTATAGGGLSDQGASFFDSSNDGPQNNFLFARLTTAPGEGGTFSGVISVAGSAGPEVFPFSFPLGIPEPTSMMLVGLGLVGLGSVRRRS